A genomic window from Camelina sativa cultivar DH55 chromosome 2, Cs, whole genome shotgun sequence includes:
- the LOC104741227 gene encoding uncharacterized protein LOC104741227 isoform X1: MSSLVVSRKWEEPAKAAKIAVWWDMKDCPIPEGYDARLFRPSLEAAFKSVGYSGPVSITAYGDQTQTPDHILRVLSSTGVAVAHTRPESTNSLMYADMVEWRGKNPAPASMMIISNQVHTVFAWDLARLQQRTLYNLFLVYSIKYQYMTILKTCREWVWERLLGYADDETRSAPLVQEKRSDTGELSSATLYCKSCNFDSQSPENFRKHLSSYKHKREEAIDPTETVVDCVTEEWARDYPATPEYATAQIAVWWDLFECPIPKGYDARRVRPSLEAAFKNLGYSGPVSITAFGDLNRIPDHLLVGLSSTGVNVVHTGYAYKETLIYSDIEIWVDSNPPPATIMVIANRLEPVYPVSLVKLLQVQKHKLFLAYLCRPRKMSALLTSAEWLWERLLAVSETRKHVLHKCSTSESFSTVSETRKHVLHKCSTSESFSTLSETSGHVPHKCSKSESFSTLSEARKHLLQYGSKSGSFSTVSGARVHVFSTCSEAFRHVIQKFSKSESDRGESTSTFNCEICFCYYESLDDFRTHLSTEEHTQQEGHIIGYFQSREKVHSAEYDPEAWREVYEMRRKVKKETKSAEYDRGHWLRQEKRRRKAFRTIFPLRLRLTNRGGRRPRRKSPTCKKE; the protein is encoded by the exons ATGAGCAGTCTCGTCGTCTCAAGGAAGTGGGAGGAACCGGCGAAGGCTGCTAAAATAGCGGTATGGTGGGACATGAAGGACTGTCCGATCCCAGAGGGTTATGATGCTCGTCTCTTCCGTCCGAGTTTAGAAGCGGCATTCAAGAGTGTTGGCTACTCTGGTCCTGTCTCCATCACTGCCTATGGCGACCAAACACAAACCCCTGATCACATCCTGCGAGTGCTCTCTTCCACTGGAGTCGCTGTTGCACATACCAGACCCG AAAGCACAAACTCACTCATGTATGCGGATATGGTGGAATGGCGAGGTAAAAATCCTGCTCCGGCTTCAATGATGATCATATCCAATCAGGTGCACACTGTCTTCGCTTGGGATCTGGCCCGGCTACAACAACGGACGCTATACAACCTTTTTCTGGTTTATTCAATCAAGTATCAATATATGACAATCCTGAAAACTTGTAGAGAGTGGGTTTGGGAAAGATTACTAGGGTACGCGGATGATGAGACCAGAAGCGCACCACTTGTTCAGGAGAAGCGCAGTGACACGGGCGAGTTATCATCTGCCACGCTTTACTGCAAATCTTGCAATTTCGATTCCCAAAGCCCTGAAAATTTCAGGAAGCATCTCTCGAGTTATAAGCATAAACGAGAA GAGGCTATAGACCCTACGGAGACAGTAGTTGACTGTGTAACAGAGGAGTGGGCAAGGGACTACCCGGCGACGCCTGAATACGCGACAGCTCAGATAGCGGTGTGGTGGGACTTGTTTGAATGTCCGATCCCCAAGGGATATGATGCTCGTCGGGTCCGGCCGAGTTTAGAAGCGGCATTCAAGAATCTTGGCTACTCCGGTCCTGTCTCCATCACTGCCTTTGGCGACCTAAACCGTATCCCTGATCACCTCCTTGTAGGGCTCTCTTCCACTGGAGTCAATGTTGTGCATACCGGTTACG CTTACAAAGAAACTCTAATTTATTCAGATATTGAGATTTGGGTAGATTCTAATCCTCCTCCGGCTACTATTATGGTCATAGCGAATAGGTTGGAACCGGTCTATCCAGTTTCTCTTGTCAAGCTACTACAAGTGCAAAAACACAAGCTTTTTCTGGCTTATTTATGTAGGCCTCGCAAAATGTCTGCCCTGCTCACTTCTGCCGAGTGGCTCTGGGAAAGGTTACTTGCAG TTTCAGAGACAAGAAAACACGTTCTTCACAAGTGCAGTACAAGTGAAAGTTTTTCCACAGTTTCAGAGACAAGAAAACACGTTCTTCACAAGTGCAGTACAAGTGAAAGTTTTTCCACTCTTTCAGAAACAAGTGGACACGTTCCTCACAAGTGCAGTAAAAGTGAAAG TTTTTCCACTCTTTCAGAGGCAAGAAAACACCTTCTTCAGTATGGCAGTAAAAGTGGAAGTTTTTCCACAGTTTCAGGGGCAAGAGTACACGTTTTCTCCACTTGTTCAGAGGCATTTAGACACGTTATTCAGAAGTTCAGTAAAAGTGAAAGTGATAGGGGTGAATCTACCTCAACATTTAATTGCGAAATATGCTTCTGTTATTACGAAAGCCTTGATGATTTCAGGACGCATCTCTCAACTGAAGAACATACACAACAA GAGGGTCATATTATTGGGTATTTTCAATCTAGGGAGAAGGTTCATTCGGCCGAGTACGATCCAGAGGCTTGGCGAGAG GTTTATGAGATGAGACGTAAGGTGAAGAAGGAAACTAAATCAGCCGAGTACGATCGAGGGCATTGGCTCCGACAG GAAAAACGTAGGAGGAAAGCATTCCGGACGATTTTTCCTCTTCGTTTACGTCTTACTAATCGTGGTGGGCGTAGACCTCGACGAAAGTCTCCAACCTGCAAGAAAGA GTAG
- the LOC104741227 gene encoding uncharacterized protein LOC104741227 isoform X2: MSSLVVSRKWEEPAKAAKIAVWWDMKDCPIPEGYDARLFRPSLEAAFKSVGYSGPVSITAYGDQTQTPDHILRVLSSTGVAVAHTRPESTNSLMYADMVEWRGKNPAPASMMIISNQVHTVFAWDLARLQQRTLYNLFLVYSIKYQYMTILKTCREWVWERLLGYADDETRSAPLVQEKRSDTGELSSATLYCKSCNFDSQSPENFRKHLSSYKHKREEAIDPTETVVDCVTEEWARDYPATPEYATAQIAVWWDLFECPIPKGYDARRVRPSLEAAFKNLGYSGPVSITAFGDLNRIPDHLLVGLSSTGVNVVHTGYAYKETLIYSDIEIWVDSNPPPATIMVIANRLEPVYPVSLVKLLQVQKHKLFLAYLCRPRKMSALLTSAEWLWERLLAVSETRKHVLHKCSTSESFSTVSETRKHVLHKCSTSESFSTLSETSGHVPRKCSKSESFSTLSEARKHLLQYGSKSGSFSTVSGARVHVFSTCSEAFRHVIQKFSKSESDRGESTSTFNCEICFCYYESLDDFRTHLSTEEHTQQEGHIIGYFQSREKVHSAEYDPEAWREVYEMRRKVKKETKSAEYDRGHWLRQEKRRRKAFRTIFPLRLRLTNRGGRRPRRKSPTCKKE, translated from the exons ATGAGCAGTCTCGTCGTCTCAAGGAAGTGGGAGGAACCGGCGAAGGCTGCTAAAATAGCGGTATGGTGGGACATGAAGGACTGTCCGATCCCAGAGGGTTATGATGCTCGTCTCTTCCGTCCGAGTTTAGAAGCGGCATTCAAGAGTGTTGGCTACTCTGGTCCTGTCTCCATCACTGCCTATGGCGACCAAACACAAACCCCTGATCACATCCTGCGAGTGCTCTCTTCCACTGGAGTCGCTGTTGCACATACCAGACCCG AAAGCACAAACTCACTCATGTATGCGGATATGGTGGAATGGCGAGGTAAAAATCCTGCTCCGGCTTCAATGATGATCATATCCAATCAGGTGCACACTGTCTTCGCTTGGGATCTGGCCCGGCTACAACAACGGACGCTATACAACCTTTTTCTGGTTTATTCAATCAAGTATCAATATATGACAATCCTGAAAACTTGTAGAGAGTGGGTTTGGGAAAGATTACTAGGGTACGCGGATGATGAGACCAGAAGCGCACCACTTGTTCAGGAGAAGCGCAGTGACACGGGCGAGTTATCATCTGCCACGCTTTACTGCAAATCTTGCAATTTCGATTCCCAAAGCCCTGAAAATTTCAGGAAGCATCTCTCGAGTTATAAGCATAAACGAGAA GAGGCTATAGACCCTACGGAGACAGTAGTTGACTGTGTAACAGAGGAGTGGGCAAGGGACTACCCGGCGACGCCTGAATACGCGACAGCTCAGATAGCGGTGTGGTGGGACTTGTTTGAATGTCCGATCCCCAAGGGATATGATGCTCGTCGGGTCCGGCCGAGTTTAGAAGCGGCATTCAAGAATCTTGGCTACTCCGGTCCTGTCTCCATCACTGCCTTTGGCGACCTAAACCGTATCCCTGATCACCTCCTTGTAGGGCTCTCTTCCACTGGAGTCAATGTTGTGCATACCGGTTACG CTTACAAAGAAACTCTAATTTATTCAGATATTGAGATTTGGGTAGATTCTAATCCTCCTCCGGCTACTATTATGGTCATAGCGAATAGGTTGGAACCGGTCTATCCAGTTTCTCTTGTCAAGCTACTACAAGTGCAAAAACACAAGCTTTTTCTGGCTTATTTATGTAGGCCTCGCAAAATGTCTGCCCTGCTCACTTCTGCCGAGTGGCTCTGGGAAAGGTTACTTGCAG TTTCAGAGACAAGAAAACACGTTCTTCACAAGTGCAGTACAAGTGAAAGTTTTTCCACAGTTTCAGAGACAAGAAAACACGTTCTTCACAAGTGCAGTACAAGTGAAAGTTTTTCCACTCTTTCAGAAACAAGTGGACACGTTC CTCGCAAGTGCAGTAAAAGTGAAAGTTTTTCCACTCTTTCAGAGGCAAGAAAACACCTTCTTCAGTATGGCAGTAAAAGTGGAAGTTTTTCCACAGTTTCAGGGGCAAGAGTACACGTTTTCTCCACTTGTTCAGAGGCATTTAGACACGTTATTCAGAAGTTCAGTAAAAGTGAAAGTGATAGGGGTGAATCTACCTCAACATTTAATTGCGAAATATGCTTCTGTTATTACGAAAGCCTTGATGATTTCAGGACGCATCTCTCAACTGAAGAACATACACAACAA GAGGGTCATATTATTGGGTATTTTCAATCTAGGGAGAAGGTTCATTCGGCCGAGTACGATCCAGAGGCTTGGCGAGAG GTTTATGAGATGAGACGTAAGGTGAAGAAGGAAACTAAATCAGCCGAGTACGATCGAGGGCATTGGCTCCGACAG GAAAAACGTAGGAGGAAAGCATTCCGGACGATTTTTCCTCTTCGTTTACGTCTTACTAATCGTGGTGGGCGTAGACCTCGACGAAAGTCTCCAACCTGCAAGAAAGA GTAG
- the LOC104741227 gene encoding uncharacterized protein LOC104741227 isoform X3, with translation MSSLVVSRKWEEPAKAAKIAVWWDMKDCPIPEGYDARLFRPSLEAAFKSVGYSGPVSITAYGDQTQTPDHILRVLSSTGVAVAHTRPESTNSLMYADMVEWRGKNPAPASMMIISNQVHTVFAWDLARLQQRTLYNLFLVYSIKYQYMTILKTCREWVWERLLGYADDETRSAPLVQEKRSDTGELSSATLYCKSCNFDSQSPENFRKHLSSYKHKREEAIDPTETVVDCVTEEWARDYPATPEYATAQIAVWWDLFECPIPKGYDARRVRPSLEAAFKNLGYSGPVSITAFGDLNRIPDHLLVGLSSTGVNVVHTGYAYKETLIYSDIEIWVDSNPPPATIMVIANRLEPVYPVSLVKLLQVQKHKLFLAYLCRPRKMSALLTSAEWLWERLLAVSETRKHVLHKCSTSESFSTVSETRKHVLHKCSTSESFSTLSETSGHVPRKCSKSESFSTLSEARKHLLQYGSKSGSFSTVSGARVHVFSTCSEAFRHVIQKFSKSESDRGESTSTFNCEICFCYYESLDDFRTHLSTEEHTQQEGHIIGYFQSREKVHSAEYDPEAWREVYEMRRKVKKETKSAEYDRGHWLRQEKRRRKAFRTIFPLRLRLTNRGGRRPRRKSPTCKKE, from the exons ATGAGCAGTCTCGTCGTCTCAAGGAAGTGGGAGGAACCGGCGAAGGCTGCTAAAATAGCGGTATGGTGGGACATGAAGGACTGTCCGATCCCAGAGGGTTATGATGCTCGTCTCTTCCGTCCGAGTTTAGAAGCGGCATTCAAGAGTGTTGGCTACTCTGGTCCTGTCTCCATCACTGCCTATGGCGACCAAACACAAACCCCTGATCACATCCTGCGAGTGCTCTCTTCCACTGGAGTCGCTGTTGCACATACCAGACCCG AAAGCACAAACTCACTCATGTATGCGGATATGGTGGAATGGCGAGGTAAAAATCCTGCTCCGGCTTCAATGATGATCATATCCAATCAGGTGCACACTGTCTTCGCTTGGGATCTGGCCCGGCTACAACAACGGACGCTATACAACCTTTTTCTGGTTTATTCAATCAAGTATCAATATATGACAATCCTGAAAACTTGTAGAGAGTGGGTTTGGGAAAGATTACTAGGGTACGCGGATGATGAGACCAGAAGCGCACCACTTGTTCAGGAGAAGCGCAGTGACACGGGCGAGTTATCATCTGCCACGCTTTACTGCAAATCTTGCAATTTCGATTCCCAAAGCCCTGAAAATTTCAGGAAGCATCTCTCGAGTTATAAGCATAAACGAGAA GAGGCTATAGACCCTACGGAGACAGTAGTTGACTGTGTAACAGAGGAGTGGGCAAGGGACTACCCGGCGACGCCTGAATACGCGACAGCTCAGATAGCGGTGTGGTGGGACTTGTTTGAATGTCCGATCCCCAAGGGATATGATGCTCGTCGGGTCCGGCCGAGTTTAGAAGCGGCATTCAAGAATCTTGGCTACTCCGGTCCTGTCTCCATCACTGCCTTTGGCGACCTAAACCGTATCCCTGATCACCTCCTTGTAGGGCTCTCTTCCACTGGAGTCAATGTTGTGCATACCGGTTACG CTTACAAAGAAACTCTAATTTATTCAGATATTGAGATTTGGGTAGATTCTAATCCTCCTCCGGCTACTATTATGGTCATAGCGAATAGGTTGGAACCGGTCTATCCAGTTTCTCTTGTCAAGCTACTACAAGTGCAAAAACACAAGCTTTTTCTGGCTTATTTATGTAGGCCTCGCAAAATGTCTGCCCTGCTCACTTCTGCCGAGTGGCTCTGGGAAAGGTTACTTGCAG TTTCAGAGACAAGAAAACACGTTCTTCACAAGTGCAGTACAAGTGAAAGTTTTTCCACAGTTTCAGAGACAAGAAAACACGTTCTTCACAAGTGCAGTACAAGTGAAAGTTTTTCCACTCTTTCAGAAACAA GTGGACACGTTCCTCGCAAGTGCAGTAAAAGTGAAAGTTTTTCCACTCTTTCAGAGGCAAGAAAACACCTTCTTCAGTATGGCAGTAAAAGTGGAAGTTTTTCCACAGTTTCAGGGGCAAGAGTACACGTTTTCTCCACTTGTTCAGAGGCATTTAGACACGTTATTCAGAAGTTCAGTAAAAGTGAAAGTGATAGGGGTGAATCTACCTCAACATTTAATTGCGAAATATGCTTCTGTTATTACGAAAGCCTTGATGATTTCAGGACGCATCTCTCAACTGAAGAACATACACAACAA GAGGGTCATATTATTGGGTATTTTCAATCTAGGGAGAAGGTTCATTCGGCCGAGTACGATCCAGAGGCTTGGCGAGAG GTTTATGAGATGAGACGTAAGGTGAAGAAGGAAACTAAATCAGCCGAGTACGATCGAGGGCATTGGCTCCGACAG GAAAAACGTAGGAGGAAAGCATTCCGGACGATTTTTCCTCTTCGTTTACGTCTTACTAATCGTGGTGGGCGTAGACCTCGACGAAAGTCTCCAACCTGCAAGAAAGA GTAG